One window of the Pieris brassicae chromosome Z, ilPieBrab1.1, whole genome shotgun sequence genome contains the following:
- the LOC123718543 gene encoding otoferlin-like produces MRSFIGLGKNRYQDSSGDEEQGLLESLPGPSSEPDVIYNQIRSSMSSDDILLNAPSPVETPKTKKMRVAMDMAGPSALKAADFQICITVIEARQLAGLNMDPVVCVQIGDQRKYTSVKESTNCPYYNEYFVFDFHMPPIMLFDKIITLSVLHSRNILRSNKLLGNFKLDVATVWNQTDRQFYHKWALLTDPDDVTAGPKGYLKCDISVIGKGDQVKIPPKSEKDEDDIEANLLLPDGVTIERQRARFVINIYKADGLPKMDTSLLANIKSAFTGESQDIVDPYVQISFAGMTGKTSVQKNCSAPVWNEQIVFTEMFPPLCQRVKIQLRDNVAIHPSIIATHFLDLNTISHDGEKGFLPTFGPAYIYMYGSTRECALLDQSSNLNKGMGEGVQYRARILISIRTEVIDNFETPSSEVEVEPIMPINEFTYMKHEEFFLFGSVFNVNMIDKKLTDKPIHFELSIGNAGNSIDGPHTSMRRPQDLAVESLDELNADTGYWQSTSYAMKAQSTDRYYYYLPYWDTKQCMHVRSIWPDHRRRLYNSNMLSYIIDLLEDGLTDAEMALKTNRNFENTALASLKSVMETVTVHCAKYIEYMKNGPPLGNTKLDREREKLCIYEIEQLANMARTLKAIITRHSVKDRLKTTYAYINRLRYICEDSQHAMPDIFIWMISNGKRVAYQRIPARDIIYSDRPDEIGRLCGKMQTLFLKWPGKKASAPSSWTVPAKIEIYLWLGLLQDKPHFIDGLPRGYSLSPELNNIERPRANPPSTIFYSERHKFQMRAYIYQARSLIGSDSSGLSDPFARVVIEDCSATTQVIDETLSPTWDELLVFDDVLLYSTIDEIKKNSPTISIEIFDQDKVGKSDFIGRALARPHVKSLYEKYEKPDFPPRLEWYNIYRGGESAGELLATFELLEVPLKQGTIELPELPEPRESNGKQPADVNKGPIFPVPVGIRPTLSKYRIEVLFWGLRNLKRIHLLSVDKPRVDIECAGHIIYSSIIQNTKRNPNFSNPVKYIDVELPDQDLYRPPLTIRVLDCRSFGRVTLVGTHTINSIHKYMYTPMSKREREIEERKKSLIQLQNVDLRNNRIVQEDIIMTTDDREYSPLIKLDYPYGASYGSDATSPMRKKTPGYPKRQLSRKRKQSSESIPEDDDSNKDWWTKYFSSVENMIDEEKEHKKERQGLLQPCQLSYIDETHSSRDEGHSPRTERSRRRQTVSPKSKMSPTITSISEIPYSTLAKIYPHELEAVPDYEEFKDWLHSFDLYRGKKTGDEAEDESRVVGTFKGALKVYKWPLSKNIDDHNSLGFDPNNGFFQAVPSNEPIHVLIRVYIVKATDLHPMDFNGKADPYIVLHLGSRKISDKQHYQSKQLNPVFGRCFETEATFPQDSMLTVQVLDWDLLGKDDLIGETKIDLENRFYSRHRATCGLPMKYDEEGYNRWRDALKPTQILAKLCKDVKIDAPVYEYGRVRVGRTIFNMSMDDPELFTNPDTIQEQMALNVLRRWHEVPRLGTHLVVEHVETRPLYNPNKPGIEQGRIEMWVDMFPMDMPLPGQSVNIAPRKPKAYEMRVIIWNTDDVVLEDDAFFTGEKMSDIYVKGWLKGPDDCQSTDIHYRSLTGEGNFNWRFVYPFDYLEAEERIVISRKESMFSWDETECKIPARLELQVWDADHFSADDFLGALTLDLNRFPRGAKSSNLCSLEMLRNDGTVPMVNIFKQKRIKGWWPFYTKRDNEEMELTGKVEAEIHLLSREDAEKVPAGLGRSEPDPLDKPNRPDASFMWFLNPLKSIRYILWHNYKWTIIKAGMVIGCALMILLFVYAVPGYTVKKFLGA; encoded by the exons ATCGGCAGTTCTATCACAAATGGGCGTTACTTACTGACCCTGACGACGTCACCGCTGGTCCAAAGGGGTATCTCAAATGTGATATCAGTGTTATTGGAAAAGGCGATCAAGTAAAAATACCACCAAAGAGTGAAAAGGACGAAGATGACATTGAAGC AAATTTGCTGCTTCCGGACGGTGTTACGATTGAGCGTCAAAGAGCGAGATTTGTTATCAACATATATAAGGCAGATGGTTTACCTAAAATGGATACGTCTTTACTTGCGAACATAAAAAGCGCATTTACTGGTGAAAGCCAAGACATCGTTGACCCTTATGTACAAATTTCTTTTGCTGGAATGACA ggaAAGACTTCAGTGCAAAAGAACTGTTCTGCCCCAGTTTGGAATGAACAAATTGTATTCACGGAAATGTTTCCACCTCTATGCCAACGCGTCAAAATTCAACTAAGAGATAATGTGGCCATACATCCTAGTATAATTGCCACCCATTTCCTtgatttaaatactatttcacATGATGGGGAAAAAG GATTTCTGCCAACTTTTGGACCGGCCTACATTTATATGTACGGATCTACTCGTGAATGTGCTCTATTAGATCAATCATCTAATTTGAATAAAGGAATGGGTGAAGGGGTGCAATATAGGGCAAG AATTCTAATATCTATACGCACTGAAGTGATTGATAATTTTGAAACGCCATCATCGGAAGTTGAAGTTGAACCAATAATGCCAATAAACgaatttacctatatgaaacACGAGGAGTTTTTTTTGTTCGGAAGCGTATTTAACGTGAATATGATTGACAAAAAGTTAACCGATAAACCGATCCACTTTGAACTCAGCATCGGAAATGCCGGCAATTCCATAGACGGCCCTCACACTTCGATGAGAAGACCGCAAGACTTGGCTGTCGAATCTTTag ATGAACTCAATGCCGATACTGGATACTGGCAAAGCACAAGTTACGCTATGAAAGCTCAGTCAACTGACAGATATTATTACTACCTACCTTATTGGGACACAAAGCAGTGTATGCACGTTCGCAGTATATGGCCCGACCATCGCCGCCgtttatataattcaaacaTGTTGAGCTACATAATAGATTtattg gAGGATGGACTCACAGACGCTGAAATggctttaaaaacaaatagaaaCTTTGAAAATACAGCTCTAGCATCATTAAAGTCTGTAATGGAAACGGTCACTGTCCACTGTGCAAAATATATCGAATACATGAAGAACGGTCCGCCGCTCGGTAATACAAAACTTGATCGAGAAAGAGAAAAGTTATGCATTTATGAAATT GAACAACTCGCCAACATGGCTCGGACACTCAAGGCGATTATAACAAGACATTCCGTTAAAGACCGACTGAAAACCACCTACGCCTATATAAACCgattaagatatatatgtgAAGac TCACAACATGCTATGCCCGATATCTTCATATGGATGATAAGCAATGGGAAGCGTGTAGCATATCAACGCATTCCCGCGCGAGACATAATTTATTCAGACCGACCTGATGAAATTGGCCGACTTTGTGGCAAAATGCAAACACTATTCCTAAAg TGGCCAGGTAAGAAAGCATCGGCACCAAGCAGTTGGACCGTTCCAGCTAAAATCGAGATCTATCTATGGCTAGGGCTCTTGCAAGACAAGCCGCATTTTATTGATGGCTTACCTCGGGGTTATTCATTAAGTCCAGAACTTAACAATATAGAACGACCTCGGGCCAATCCACCGAGCACTATATTCTATTCTGAAAGACAT AAGTTCCAGATGAGAGCCTACATTTATCAAGCGAGGTCATTAATAGGCTCTGATTCCTCTGGGTTGTCTGATCCATTCGCTAGAGTCGTCATTGAAGATTGTTCTGCGACTACGCAAGTTATTGACGAAACTCTAAGTCCAACTTGGGATGAACTCCTTGTGTTTGATGACGTGCTATTATATAGCACAATAgacgaaataaaaaagaattcaCCAACTATATCTATTGAAATTTTTGACCAGGATAAAGTCGGAAAATCAGATTTTATCGGGCGTGCTTTAGCTAGGCCGCATGTCAAATCATTGTATGAAAAGTACGAAAAACCGGACTTTCCACCTCGTCTCGAGTGGTATAACATTTATCGTGGTGGAGAAAGCGCTGGAGAGCTTTTAGCTACATTTGAACTTCTTGAAGTACCTTTAAAACAAGGAACGATTGAACTACCTGAACTTCCAGAACCTAGAGAATCTAATGGGAAACAACCAGCCGATGTTAACAAAGGTCCGATATTTCCAGTTCCTGTTGGAATACGACCAACGTTGTCCAAATACCGGATTGAAGTACTTTTTTGGGGCTTGAGGAATCTGAAGCGTATACATTTGCTTTCAGTTGATAAGCCTAGAGTTGATATCGAATGTGCCGGTCACATTATATACTCCtctataatacaaaatacaaaaagaaaCCCCAACTTTTCAAATCCCGTTAAATACATAGATGTGGAATTGCCGGATCAAGATCTTTATCGTCCACCATTAACTATTCGCGTATTGGATTGTCGCAGCTTTGGTAGAGTCACTTTAGTTGGTACTCATACAATAAATTCCATCCATAAGTACATGTATACACCAATGAGCAAACGTGAAAGAGAAATAGAAGAGCggaaaaaatctttaatacaACTTCAGAATGTTGACCTACGTAATAATCGTATAGTCCAAGAAGATATAATTATGACTACAGATGACAGAGAATATTCTCCGTTAATTAAACTCGATTATCCTTACGGTGCCTCTTATGGCTCAGATGCAACATCTCCAATGCGCAAGAAAACACCTGGATATCCTAAACGTCAACTAAGTAGAAAGCGTAAACAAAGCTCGGAGTCAATACCGGAGGACGATGATAGTAACAAGGATTGGtggacaaaatatttttcctcAGTTGAGAACATGATAGATGAAGAAAAggaacataaaaaagaaagGCAAGGTTTGTTACAACCTTGTCAATTAAGTTATATTGATGAGACTCACTCATCGCGAGATGAAGGTCATTCCCCACGAACAGAACGGTCAAGGCGGCGTCAAACCGTATCGCCAAAGTCTAAGATGAGCCCAACAATCACTAGTATCAGTGAAATACCATATTCAACTTTGGCtaaa atttatccACATGAGTTAGAAGCCGTACCAGATTATGAAGAGTTCAAAGACTGGCTACATTCGTTTGACCTTTACCGTGGCAAAAAAACTGGAGATGAAGCGGAGGATGAAAGTCGCGTTGTTGGCacatttaaa GGAGCTCTTAAAGTATACAAATGGCCATTATCAAAGAATATTGACGATCATAATTCGCTTGGATTTGATCCCAACAATGGATTTTTCCAGGCAGTTCCAAGTAATGAGCCAATTCACGTTTTAATAAGAGTCTACATAGTAAAAGCTACTGATTTACATCCTATGGATTTTAATGGAAAAGCTGATCCATACATTGTACTTCATCTTGGATCACGGAAAATAAGCGATAAACAACATTACCAATCCAAACAGCTAAATCCTGTGTTTGGACGATGTTTTGAAACCGAAGCTACTTTCCCACAAGACTCCATGTTAACAGTTCAAGTTCTTGACTGGGATCTACTAGGAAAAGACGACTTGATCGGTGAAACAAAAATTGATTTAGAAAATAGATTCTACAGCCGCCATCGAGCAACGTGTGGACTACCAATGAAATACGACga ggAGGGATATAACCGTTGGCGTGACGCATTGAAACCAACTCAGATTTTGGCCAAATTATGCAAAGACGTAAAAATAGATGCTCCTGTTTATGAATATGGTCGTGTTAGAGTTGGTCGAACGATATTCAACATGTCTATGGATGACCCGGAATTGTTTACTAATCCTGATACAATTCAAGAACAAATGGCATTAAACGTTCTTCGGCGCTGGCATGAGGTTCCCCGTCTCGGGACGCATCTTGTTGTCGAACATGTAGAAACCCGGCCACTATACAATCCTAACAAGCCCG GTATTGAACAAGGCCGAATAGAAATGTGGGTGGATATGTTCCCTATGGACATGCCTCTTCCGGGACAATCCGTAAACATCGCACCAAGGAAACCTAAAGCTTATGAAATGCGAGTCATTATATGGAACACCGATGATGTAGTTCTTGAGGACGATGCCTTCTTTACCGGCGAAAAAATGTCTGATATCTATGTTAAAGG ATGGCTGAAAGGTCCCGATGATTGTCAAAGTACTGACATACACTACCGTTCATTGACTGGCGAAGGGAACTTTAACTGGCGTTTTGTATATCCCTTTGACTACTTAGAGGCCGAGGAGCGTATTGTCATATCACGAAAAGAATCCATGTTTTCTTGGGACGAAACTGAATGTAAAATACCAGCTCGGCTGGAATTACAAGTCTGGGATGCAGATCACTTTTCAGCAGATGATTTTTTGG GGGCTTTAACTTTGGATCTAAATCGCTTCCCCCGTGGTGCAAAGTCATCAAATCTTTGCAGCTTGGAGATGTTACGAAATGACGGTACAGTGCCAATGGTCAACATTTTCAAGCAAAAGCGTATAAAAGGCTGGTGGCCTTTTTACACTAAACGGGACAATGAAGAAATGGAGCTCACGGGCAAAGTTGAGGCTGAAATACATTTACTTTCTCGAGAAGATGCAGAGAAAGTACCAGCAGGATTAGGACGGAGTGAGCCAGATCCATTGGACAAACCCAA TCGTCCTGATGCATCATTTATGTGGTTCTTGAATCCACTGAAATCGATACGCTACATTCTCTGGCATAACTACAAATGGACCATCATAAAAGCCGGAATGGTCATTGGATGTGCTTTAATGATCTTATTGTTCGTGTACGCAGTACCTGGCTATACAGTGAAGAAGTTCCTCGGAGCTTAA